One stretch of Punica granatum isolate Tunisia-2019 chromosome 5, ASM765513v2, whole genome shotgun sequence DNA includes these proteins:
- the LOC116206584 gene encoding protein LIGHT-DEPENDENT SHORT HYPOCOTYLS 1: protein MELVPGSNNPGSYESVNPMMSPSSNAIGSSIAPGGSSSATSSSSSPTAPSRYENQKRRDWNTFCQYLRNHRPPLSLGMCSGAHVLEFLRYLDQFGKTKVHNQSCPFFGLPNPPAPCPCPLRQAWGSLDALIGRLRAAFEEHGGKPEANPFGARAVRLYLREVRDFQAKARGVSYEKKRKRPKQKGPLPAPGAN from the coding sequence GCAGCTATGAGTCGGTGAACCCGATGATGTCCCCGTCGAGTAATGCCATTGGCAGCAGCATCGCCCCCGGGGGATCCTCCTCTGCCACGTCGTCGTCTTCCTCCCCTACGGCCCCGAGCCGGTATGAGAACCAGAAGAGGAGAGACTGGAACACCTTCTGCCAGTACCTGAGGAACCACCGCCCCCCGCTGTCGCTCGGCATGTGCAGCGGGGCCCATGTGCTGGAGTTCCTGCGATATCTCGACCAGTTCGGGAAGACCAAGGTTCATAACCAGTCATGCCCTTTCTTCGGACTTCCCAACCCGCCCGCCCCGTGCCCTTGCCCGCTCCGCCAGGCTTGGGGTAGCCTCGATGCCCTCATCGGCCGGCTCCGAGCTGCCTTCGAGGAGCATGGGGGCAAGCCCGAGGCCAACCCGTTTGGTGCCAGAGCCGTGCGGCTCTACCTCAGGGAAGTCCGCGACTTCCAGGCCAAGGCTAGAGGAGTCAGCTACGAGAAGAAGCGGAAGCGTCCAAAGCAGAAGGGACCATTGCCTGCTCCAGGTGCAAACTGA